A genome region from Lucilia cuprina isolate Lc7/37 chromosome 3, ASM2204524v1, whole genome shotgun sequence includes the following:
- the LOC111688575 gene encoding anaphase-promoting complex subunit 4 codes for MSQSMSMKQIGARHMSCVIEIMEWSNKMDLVAYGTEKGEIVIQRLNWQKIVTFPSPGEGVKVRSLSWQYDETIIAVGYSNGQVSLLDVEREESVSNLVYDDDIKKVYFSKAINAHDYRQLYRNKTELTYDFFLPPLPHLSSLGVSSKTEEHKTFAKGSPCFLVVILKCGKVHLLLLGALKSGAIDMSQHVSHPDELVVHDVRLSGDFNAMYALLRDGNQLKILHFHNTVLKEYISPMIHLAQHCANILETKNYIDKTIQCILEAWETVLLEMDNKLTSYANKQTEGSLSADFMELLVFGYATHEIEEFLMQDLTEKGVKKLQNSVDLSYSTIQSLVSKPLQMASINMFYFLNTIKGLARISYYYEPLIVCESTEAALRECGAFLMKVLELQQVIDQSVNDMKLFFCWLCVVIVRLHQQDVTEDMAQLSMEDTIYLAEYLNSFEDSVIENDDGTVIKRKFNLEKVGQYLEDKPLQQVVKTDMHHLWHKLLEENECLRNSTLLYPHEKRLSLTQQRDKMFAAIDSVFQKPNESISHGFELDASFVCCSFNENSECNFDFIRTSYFVSESKKRDLMLVTIGWQDCLVLEFDDKFTQLKCFRLQTIPGPFTKDLTNGLENLKFVDLHFYNNDVLSLLLFKESETMKHQSYFIQFPLDQIAGKCSLHTLPQNINLNELAVGHSIFDIIDITSFKAIESVCTNLAVSGCRKVASILSEKRKKMIIFEMEIEDDEDETEISQNSMLDISKESAVS; via the exons ATGTCACAATCAATGTCCATGAAACAAATTGGAGCACGGCATATGAGCTGTGTTATAGAAATTATGGAATGGAGTAACAAAATGGACCTAGTAGCTTACGGAACTGAAAAAG GCGAAATAGTAATTCAACGATTAAATTGGCAGAAAATTGTAACATTTCCATCGCCTGGAGAAGGTGTCAAGGTGAGAAGCTTAAGTTGGCAATATGATGAGACTATAATAGCCGTAG GTTACAGCAATGGACAGGTGTCTCTATTGGATGTGGAGCGCGAGGAGTCAGTTTCAAACTTAGTCTACGATGATGATATAAAAAAGGTGTACTTTAGTAAAGCCATAAATGCtcatgactatagacagttGTATCGGAATAAAACAGAG TTGACCTATGATTTCTTTTTGCCGCCGCTGCCGCATTTGAGTAGCTTAGGCGTTTCATCTAAAACGGAGGAGCATAAGACGTTCGCTAAGGGATCCCCTTGTTTTCTGGTAGTTATATTAAAATGTGGTAAAGTTCATTTGCTATTGTTGGGTGCATTAAAGTCGGGAGCCATTGACATGTCGCAACATGTTTCCCATCCTGATGAATTAGTAGTCCATGATGTCCGCCTAAGCGGGGATTTTAATGCCATGTATGCTTTACTACGGGAtggaaatcaattaaaaattttacattttcataatACCGTATTGAAGGAATATATTTCACCAATGATACATTTAGCGCAGCATTGTGCcaatattttagaaacaaaaaa tTACATAGATAAAACCATTCAATGTATTTTGGAAGCTTGGGAAACAGTTTTGCTGGAAATGGATAATAAGCTAACAAGTTATGCAAATAAGCAAACAGAAGGATCATTATCTGCAGATTTTATGGAACTATTAGTTTTTGGTTATGCCACACATGAAATAGAGGAATTTTTAATGCA agATCTTACGGAGAAAGGCGTGAAAAAGCTTCAAAATTCTGTTGATTTAAGCTACTCCACCATACAGAGTTTGGTTTCAAAACCTCTACAAATGGcatcaattaacatgttttattttcttaacaccATCAAGGGTCTGGCCAGAATCAGTTACTATTACGag CCTCTTATTGTTTGCGAATCTACAGAGGCTGCATTGCGTGAATGTGGTGCGTTTTTAATGAAAGTTCTAGAATTGCAACAAGTAATTGATCAGTCTGTTAATGATATGAAGTTGTTTTTCTGTTGGCTTTGCGTTGTCATAGTTCGACTACACCAACAGGACGTCACTGAGGATATGGCACAATTATCCATGGAAGACACCATATATTTGGCCGAATATTTAAACAGTTTCGAGGACAGTGTAATAGAGAACG ATGACGGTACTgttattaagagaaaatttaatttggaaaaaGTTGGTCAGTATTTGGAAGATAAACCTCTACAACAAGTTGTAAAAACAGATATGCATCATCTGTGGCATAAACTTTTGGAGGAAAACGAATGTCTACGAAATTCAACACTACTTTATCCACATGAAAAACGTTTGTCCCTGACACAGCAACGCGATAAAATGTTTGCGGCTATTGATAGTGTGTTTCAAAAACCCAATGAAAGCATAAGTCACGGTTTTGAACTCGATGCCAGTTTCGTATGTTGTTCATTTAATGAGAATTCAGAATGTAATTTCGACTTTATTAGAACATCGTATTTTGTGAGTGAATCTAAAAAACGCGATCTTATGCTTGTAACTATTGGATGGCAAGATTGTTTAGTTTTGGAATTTGATGACAAATTTACGCAGTTGAAATGCTTTCGACTGCAAACCATCCCCGGTCCATTCACCAAAGACTTAACTAATGGTCttgagaatttaaaatttgttgactTGCATTTTTATAACAACGATGTTCTATCATTGCTATTGTTTAAAGAAAGTGAAACAATGAAACATCAAAGTTATTTTATTCAATTCCCTCTGGATCAAATAGCTGGTAAATGTTCATTACACACTCTgccacaaaatataaatttaaatgaattagcAGTTGGTCACAGTATTTTTGATATAATAGACATTACTAGTTTTAAGGCTATCGAAAGTGTCTGCACAAATTTGGCGGTATCCGGATGTAGAAAG gTGGCTTCTATACTTTCTGAAAAGCGCAAGAAAatgattatttttgaaatggaAATAGAAGATGATGAAGACGAAACAGAAATATCCCAAAATTCAATGCTGGACATAAGTAAGGAATCTGCAgtttcataa
- the LOC111688573 gene encoding uncharacterized protein F54F2.9 — translation MKLLLTIFIAYYLSCTVVRGWDTEELEIFDLVEEINKNFYEFMGISQNATNNEIKRAFRGLSIQLHPDKNPAEDANIQFRNLVSIYEVLKDTSKREKYDKVLRDGLPNWKSALYYYRRMRKIGLYEGAAILFLIITVGQYLFAWAAYLEKKYTAEQVLGSKLKKLQKKNKNIDMETILSEIPSPSLKNTLPVQIPMFIWNLPSTIKEGFNKANELKEMALEKRRQELEELKRQEELEKEYEEQARLRKEKKENLRKRKQNTKAPEKTEEELKGYSQIQGRELTEDDAIKPVTQKTSVSGSFWTDEDLAELIRLVKKYPAGLSNRWVSIAETMNRSVQEVTFMAAKMKENGFRIPGQTDSVAENIVQETQEIVKKEKTRKEKNIIIPETNWSQEQQKALEAAIVKYRKTAGSDRWQKIANCVPDKSKEECLIRYKYLCELVKSQKKSEESEGNSEATTNVETAQYTEQETESVHTQECKPVTAEDLADDLSEKGGKKRNKRKERRRRRDFSSDEDSDDAYSYEVN, via the exons ATGAAActacttttaactatttttattgcCTATTACTTGTCCTGCACTGTTGTGCGTGGATGGGATACTGAGGAATTGGAAATTTTCGATTTGGTAGaagaaatcaataaaaacttttacgaGTTTATGGGAATATCACAA aatgcTACCAATAATGAAATTAAACGAGCATTTCGTGGTCTTTCGATACAACTGCATCCCGACAAGAATCCTGCAGAAGACGCCAACATTCAATTTCGGAACTTGGTTTCAATTTACGAAGTTCTAAAAGATACATCAAAGCGTGAAAAATATGATAAAGTTCTACGTGATGGTTTGCCTAACTGGAAATCTGCTTTGTACTATTACCGTCGTATGCGTAAGATTGGTTTATACGAGGGAGCCGCTATTTTATTCTTAATCATTACTGTTGGCCAATATTTGTTTGCTTGGGCGGCATACTTGGAGAAGAAATATACAGCCGAACAAGTACTTGGctcaaaattgaaaaagttacaaaagaagaacaaaaatattgacATGGAGACCATTCTTAGTGAAATTCCGTCGCCATCGTTAAAG AATACATTACCAGTACAAATACCAATGTTCATTTGGAATCTACCATCAACTATAAAAGAAGGTTTCAATAAAGCTAATGAGCTAAAGGAAATGGCATTAGAGAAGCGTAGACA GGAATTAGAAGAATTGAAACGTCAAGAGGAATTAGAAAAGGAGTACGAAGAGCAAGCAAGATTGCGCaaggagaaaaaagaaaatttgcgcaaacgaaaacaaaatacaaaagcgCCTGAAAAAACTGAAGAGGAATTGAAAGGTTATTCCCAAATTCAAGGTAGAGAATTAACGGAAGATGACGCTATCAAGCCAGTAACTCAAAAG ACATCTGTAAGTGGCAGCTTTTGGACAGATGAAGATTTGGCAGAGCTCATacgtttagttaaaaaatatccAGCTGGCTTAAGCAATCGATGGGTATCAATTGCAGAAACCATGAATCGTTCAGTACAGGAAGTCACATTTATGGCTGCAAAAATGAAGGAGAACGGTTTTCGCATACCCGGACAAACGGACAGTGTGGCTGAAAATATAGTACAGGAAACTCaggaaatagtaaaaaaagagaaaacaagaaaagaaaaaaatatcataatacCAGAAACCAACTGGAGCCAAGAGCAGCAAAAGGCTCTCGAAGCAGCTATTgtgaaatatagaaaaactgCCGGCAGTGACAGGTGGCAAAAGATTGCCAACTGTGTTCCAGATAAATCGAAAGAAGAGTGTTTGATTCGTTACAAATATCTCTGTGAATTGGTGAAATCCCAGAAAAAATCCGAAGAGTCTGAAGGGAACTCGGAAGCAACTACCAATGTTGAAACCGCTCAATACACTGAACAAGAAACTGAGAGTGTTCATACGCAAGAGTGTAAGCCTGTGACGGCCGAGGATTTAGCAGATGATTTATCGGAAAAAGGAGGAAAAAAACGCAACAAACGCAAAGAAAGAAGAAGGCGAAGGGACTTCTCTTCAGATGAAGATTCTGATGATGCCTACTCGTACGaagttaattaa